The nucleotide window CCATTTCGCCGGATGTTGCCCGTCTGATTTTTGCCAGAATTCCGATTGTTTCCAAAAACAGCTTTGGCGGGGCGGTCAAAACGAGCAGTGCCAGAGAAGCCTATGGTCTGAAAACCGCCCCCGATAAAATCGTCTCATCAGGGCCGTTCAAAGTGGTCTCGTATTCAGCCAGTGAGCTGGTTTTGAAGGCCAATGAAAAGTACTACAAGACAGATTCCAACGGCACGCTTCTGCCATACCTGGATGAAATCAAGTACCTGCTCAACCTGGACCGCAAAGCCCAATCCGACAAATTTGCGGCGGGTGCGCTCGATGCCTGCAACTATCTGACGGCTGAAAAAGTGAAGAGCCTCAAAGGGAACAATCAATATATTGTTGAGGACAAAGGCGGGTCATTGCACGTGTGGGCGTTGATTATGAACACCCGCTATCTGCATTCCAAACGATTGATCAGCCCGGTGAAGGCATTTAACTTTGCTTTTGACAAATTCCGCTTTGCCTCTTCCAAAGCCATCAATCGGGATAAACTGGTTCAAGAGGTGGCCGGTGGCGGTGCCAAGCCAGCCTTCAATATCTTTACACCGGGCAATAGCGCCTGGTTTGATAGTTCAGTCAAAACCCATACCTACGATTTGACTGAAGCCAAGGCGTTGTTGATGGCCCAGGGATACAAATACACTGGCAATGAGTTAAAGGCACTCGGGAAAGAACTGGTCCGGTTTTCAATTGCTTATCCAAAAGACGCCACCGCGGCAGCCATTGCCAAGCAACTGGTGTCTGATTTCACAGCGCTTGGGGCTGAAGTTCGGGCAACAGAAGAAAAACCAGAGGTGATTTCCAACTACCTGACGGCAGGGACTTTCGACGCGGTGTTGATTGAACTTCGCCCAGAGTGGCCGGATCCGATCTTTATTCAGCCTTATGTGACCGGCAGACGGTATTGGGCGGCTGACCCGGAACCGGAAAGTACCGACATGCGCATCAACTTTGGCGACCCGGCGGGAAAATGGTATGACGATACCCAAGCCGCAATGGACAAAGCCGTATCGCTCCGCGCCATTTCCGACCGCAAGGCCCAATACAATATTGTGCAGCAGCGCTGGGCCGAGGTGATGCCAGTGGTTTACTTGATGTCGGAAAACACCATGGTTGGCGCCAAGACATCCTTGAAAAACCTGCAGTCAGCCATGGCTGACCCAGGAATGACCTGGAACCTGGAGGTCATTTGTAAGAAATAGCTTTCTGAAGAGCGAGTAGCGAGTAGCGAGTAGCGAGTCGTAAAACAAAGTGCTACCTGAACAGAACGTAATACTTAGGAACTGCTTCTTTTCAGGTTTGAATGAAATCATCGGTTCAAATCAAATTTCAAAATGAGATTGATTAACTACTCGCTACTCGCTACCTCGCTACCTCGCTACTTCGCTCTTCACCTGACGGATGCGTCTCTG belongs to Acidobacteriota bacterium and includes:
- a CDS encoding ABC transporter substrate-binding protein, which produces MRPKFRNSFGVLLCGCLIFAVTFSACNPFARKLAEGIEAKTMNCEPGSQGGNITLALQNGPTTFNPYVDASPDTYEVMRNLYTTLLDYDYAKNKVEDTGLATTVTPDADGQSFSIKVRKALFSDGSSLDAEDVVFSYQTCASSDVDSLLGDLLRTRQDKTVKEPTITKVDAQTLTVKFGGPISPDVARLIFARIPIVSKNSFGGAVKTSSAREAYGLKTAPDKIVSSGPFKVVSYSASELVLKANEKYYKTDSNGTLLPYLDEIKYLLNLDRKAQSDKFAAGALDACNYLTAEKVKSLKGNNQYIVEDKGGSLHVWALIMNTRYLHSKRLISPVKAFNFAFDKFRFASSKAINRDKLVQEVAGGGAKPAFNIFTPGNSAWFDSSVKTHTYDLTEAKALLMAQGYKYTGNELKALGKELVRFSIAYPKDATAAAIAKQLVSDFTALGAEVRATEEKPEVISNYLTAGTFDAVLIELRPEWPDPIFIQPYVTGRRYWAADPEPESTDMRINFGDPAGKWYDDTQAAMDKAVSLRAISDRKAQYNIVQQRWAEVMPVVYLMSENTMVGAKTSLKNLQSAMADPGMTWNLEVICKK